The following are encoded together in the Naumannella cuiyingiana genome:
- the fdxA gene encoding ferredoxin: MTYIIGQPCVDIKDRACVDECPVDCIYEGKRMLYIQPDECVDCGACEPVCPVEAIYYEDDLPEDQSEYYDVNVKFFDDLGMPGGAAKLGVIDSDHPLVAALPPQNGAE; the protein is encoded by the coding sequence GTGACCTACATCATCGGGCAGCCCTGTGTGGACATCAAGGACCGGGCCTGCGTCGACGAATGTCCGGTGGACTGCATCTACGAGGGCAAGCGGATGCTCTACATCCAACCCGATGAATGCGTGGACTGCGGGGCCTGCGAACCCGTCTGCCCGGTCGAGGCGATCTACTACGAGGACGATCTGCCCGAGGACCAGTCGGAGTACTACGACGTCAACGTCAAGTTCTTCGACGATCTCGGCATGCCGGGCGGGGCCGCCAAGCTCGGCGTGATCGACTCCGATCACCCGCTCGTCGCCGCGCTGCCGCCGCAGAACGGGGCCGAGTGA
- the dapC gene encoding succinyldiaminopimelate transaminase: MSEVPRARALPDFPWDTIAGAKARAAAHPDGIVDLSVGTPVDPTPAPVREALAAAADAPGYPATTGTPDLRAAQAGYLARRFGVPIEADATLPLIGTKEFVAWLPTLLGLGPGDRVVVPSVAYPTYAVGAALCGATVVPTDDPGQAGDARLAWVNSPGNPTGRIASEDELRAWVEWSRATGGVLAGDECYAEFGWEAEPATVLGEPISGGDHQRLLALHSLSKRSNMAGYRAGFVAGDPALIRRLLEMRKHAGMIPPGPIQAASVAAYGDDAHVAEQRARYLGRRAVLAPALAAAGFRIEHSEGSLYLWATREENCRETVDFLAGHGILVAPGDFYGDPTTGADRFVRVALTATDERIAAAARRLSEN; this comes from the coding sequence GTGAGCGAAGTCCCGCGCGCGCGGGCCCTGCCGGACTTCCCCTGGGACACGATCGCGGGGGCCAAGGCCCGCGCGGCCGCCCACCCGGACGGCATCGTCGACCTGTCGGTCGGCACGCCGGTCGATCCCACGCCGGCACCCGTGCGCGAGGCCCTGGCCGCCGCCGCCGACGCGCCGGGCTACCCCGCCACCACCGGTACGCCCGACCTGCGCGCGGCCCAGGCCGGCTATCTGGCGCGGCGCTTCGGCGTACCGATCGAAGCGGACGCGACCCTGCCGCTGATCGGCACCAAGGAATTCGTCGCCTGGCTGCCCACGCTGCTCGGCCTCGGCCCGGGCGATCGGGTCGTCGTCCCGTCGGTCGCCTATCCGACCTATGCGGTGGGTGCGGCCCTGTGTGGGGCGACGGTGGTGCCGACCGACGACCCGGGCCAGGCAGGGGACGCGCGGCTCGCCTGGGTCAATTCGCCCGGCAACCCGACCGGTCGGATCGCGTCGGAGGACGAGCTGCGGGCCTGGGTCGAGTGGTCGCGCGCGACCGGCGGTGTGCTCGCCGGCGACGAGTGCTACGCCGAGTTCGGCTGGGAGGCCGAGCCGGCGACCGTGCTCGGCGAGCCGATCAGCGGCGGCGACCACCAGCGGTTGCTCGCGCTGCACTCGCTGTCGAAGCGCTCCAACATGGCGGGTTATCGCGCGGGATTCGTTGCCGGCGATCCGGCCCTGATCCGGCGCCTGCTGGAGATGCGCAAACACGCCGGGATGATCCCGCCCGGCCCGATCCAGGCCGCGTCTGTCGCCGCCTACGGTGACGACGCGCACGTGGCAGAGCAGCGCGCCCGCTATCTGGGCCGCCGTGCGGTGCTCGCGCCCGCACTGGCCGCGGCCGGATTCCGGATCGAGCATTCCGAGGGTTCGCTCTACCTGTGGGCCACCCGCGAGGAGAACTGCCGAGAGACCGTGGACTTCCTCGCCGGGCACGGCATCCTGGTCGCACCCGGCGACTTCTACGGCGACCCGACCACGGGCGCGGACCGCTTCGTGCGGGTCGCCCTGACCGCCACCGACGAGCGGATCGCGGCCGCGGCGCGGCGCCTCAGCGAAAACTGA